The Streptomyces sp. NBC_00236 DNA window TGAGGTAGAGCTTCTTGCGGGCGTCGTTGATCACCGCCAACGCCTTCTCGCGCTGGTCGGCCGAGCCGGTCTTCCAGACCTGGCCGAACGCCTCCATCATGCCGAAACCGGCCTGCCGGACCTCGTTGAGGCTGTCCCAGTCGACACCCCGGCCGGCTTCCTCCCAGGGCGCGTCGGCCCCCGACTCCGCCTCGGTACGACCGGCGTCGGTGAGGGTGAACAGCTTCTTGCCACCCTCGCTCGCGCTGACGATCAGCCCCTCGTCCTCCAGCAGCTGGAGGGTCGGGTACACCGACCCCGGGCTGGGCCGCCAGGCCCCGCCGCTGCGCTCGCCGATCTCCTGGATCATCTCGTAGCCGTGCATCGGCCGGTCCTTCAGCAGCGCGAGGATCGACGCACGCACGTCACCACGGCGCGCCCTCCCCCGGCCGCCACCGCGGCCTCGCCCTCCGCCGAACGGACCGCCACCGAAGGGGCCGCCCCCGAACGGCGGGCCGAACTGCCCGAAGGCGGCGCGACGCCCCTCGAAGTCGCCCCGCTCGTACTCACCGGGGCCGAAGGGGCCGCGCCCCTGACCGTGCCCACGACCGTGCCCGTGCTCATGTCCATGTGAACGCATGACCGTTCTCCTTCTCTCATTGATCTTCCATCTATCGCTGTACTGTCGCGATGCGTCAACGATATATCGGAACCGGTCGTCCGACAAACCCCCTGTGCGGAACTCGCTCCGGGCGCCCGGGTCCGTGCCCGGCGGTCGGCAGCCAGGACGCCCGCACATGCCGGCTACGGCTACGCTCGTCGGCATGCCGAACCGTGTTCCGTTCAACGAGGCGCTGCTCGCGAGCGTGGGCACTCCTCAGCAGGCCGATCTCCTGGACAGCAGTCCGCGCTCACGCGTCTGGCGGGTGCGGCTGACCGACGGGCGACCGGTGATCGTCAAACAGATCACCGACGCCGGGGACGCGAGCGCCGACGCGGACACGCGCTTCGCGCGGGAGGCCGCCGGGCTGCGCCTGGCGGGACGGACCGCCGGGCGGCCCGCCGTGGCCCCCGCGGTGCTCGCCACCGACCCGCCCTCGCGGGTGCTGGTCCTCGAGCACCTGGAGGACCTCGGCAGGACGGACGACTGGATGCCGGGGTACGCCGAGTCGCTCGCCCGGCTGCACGCCGTGACCGGACCCGCCGACGCGGGCGCGCTACCGGCCTCGTCAGGGCCCACGGCCACCGACGCGGAGTCCTTCCTCACCCTGGCCAGAGCGCTCGACGTGCCCGTACCGTCCAGGGTTCCCGATGAACTCGCCGGTCTCCTGGAGCGGTTGGACCCCACCCCGCACCATGCCCTGCTGCACGGCGACCCCTGCCCCGGCAACGATCTGCGCACCGCCGACGGAGTCCGATTCGTCGACTTCGAACGCGCCTCGCTCGGCAACGGCCTGACCGAACTCGCCTACTTCCGCATCGGCTTCCCCACCTGTTGGTGCGCCATGTCGGTCACCGCGGCCCCGCTCGCGGAGGTCGAGGGCGTCTACCGGACCACCTGGCGCGGCCTCACCGGGAAGGATGTGCCGGGCGACCTCGCCGACGCGTGTGCGGGCTGGCTGATCCAGGGCGACGCGCTCGTCGAGCGGGCCCACCGCGGAACGGCCGACCAGTTCGCCCGGGTGGCCGCCGAGGACTTCGAGTGGGGCTACATCTCCGCCCGTGAGCGGCTCGTCCACCGCCTCGGCGTGGTCGCCGGCATGACCCGCGACCACGATCACCTGCACGCCCTCGGCCGCCTCGGCTCCGCCCTGGCCGGCCGCCTGCTCGAACGCTGGCCGACGCTGCGCCCGCTGCCCGCACATGACGCCCGCCCTTGGTACTAGGGCGTCACACTGCCGTCTGCCGCGCGACGGCAGTGTGACGACGGGCCCCCGCGCCGCGGCCGTCGGCTCATGTCCCGGCGCAAGGGCCCGACAGAGAGCGTCCGCCTCCGGGACACGTCATTCCGGGCCGCCGACCCGGAATTGGCCTTGGCCGACGGCTACGCCCCGCCCCTACCGTCGGACCATGAGGATTCGTATCGTCGACGCGTTCACCGACCGCCCCTTCTCCGGCAACCCCGCAGGTGTCCTGCTCCTGGGCCCGGAGGGCTTCCCCGATGACAGCCGCCTCCAGCAGATCGCCTCGGAGCTGAACCTGTCCGAGACCGCGTTCGCCCATCCGCTTCCGCCGGGCGGCGACGCCGACTGGGCGCTGCGCTGGTTCACCCCGTCCACCGAGGTCGACATGTGCGGCCACGCCACCCTCGCCACGGCCCACGCCCTGCACACCACCTCGACCGCGAGCGGCACGGTGCGCTTCGCCGCCCGGTGCGGGGTGCTCACCTCGACCGTGGACCCGGACGGCTCGATCGCACTCGATTTCCCGACCGCCCCCCTGACCCCCGAAGCCCCGCCGGCCGGACTGGCCGCCGCCCTCGGTGCGGAGCCCGTATCCGTGCACGACACGGGCCCGCACATCGGCGATCTCCTCGTGGAACTGGCCGACGAAACGGCCGTACGGGGCCTCTCGCCGGACTTCGCCGCGCTGGCCGCCCATGCGCGGCGCGGTGTCATCGCGACGGCTGCCGCCGCCTCACCGGACTGCGGCTACGACTTCGTGTCCCGCGGCTTCTTCCCCGCCGTGGGCATCGACGAGGACCCGGTGACGGGCAGCGCCCACACCGCCCTGGCGCCGTTCTGGTCGGCCCGGTTCGGCCGCGACGAGCTGACCGGCCTCCAGGCGTCCGCCCGTTCCGGTCTGGTCCGCACGTCCCTGCGCGGCGACCGCACCCTGCTGGCGGGCCGTGCCGTGACGGTCGTGGACGGCGAGCTGCTCGTCACCCTGTAACGACGGACGGCACGAGGGGTGCGCGGACCGTCCCGCGCACCCCTCACCCCCGCACGCCTGCCCCGGCCTCACGGGGTCGGCAGCCAGCCCACCTTCCCGGCGAGCAGCGCGTACCCGACGAACGCACCGATGTCGAGCAGGGCATGGGCGGCGACCAGCGGCCCCACGCGCTGCCAGCGGCGGTACAGCAGCACGAAGACGACGCCCATCACCATGTTGCCGATGAAGCCGCCGATGCCCTGGTACAGGTGGTACGAGCCGCGCAGGACCGAACTCGCCACCAGCGCGGCCATGGGAGTCCACCCCAACTGCCCCAGCCTGCGCAGCAGATAGCCGACGACGATCACTTCCTCCACCACGGCGTTCTGGATCGCCGACAGGATGAGCACGGGGAACTTCCACCACACGTCGGGCAGCGACTCGGGGACGACCGTGAGGTTGAAACCGGCGGTGCGGGCGACCAGATAGAAGGCCAGTCCCGCACTGCCGATCCCCGCCGCCACCAGCGTCCCGCGCCCGATGTCCGACCACGGCCTGGTGCGGTCGAAGCCGATGGCGCGCAGCCCCGTCCCCTCCCTGATCAGCAGATGCGCCACCAGGGCGACCGGCACCAGTGCCGTCGTGATGCCGAACAGCTGCCAGGCCAGATCCAGCCATGGGCGCCCCGGCGCGTAGGAGCTGTTGAGCGTGGCCGCCTGATCCTTCAAACCCCCTGGTTTCGTCAGGGATCCGACAAAACTGATCAGGGCAGACACTCCGCTGGCTCCCAGTGAGAGGGCCAGAACCAACACCGTTTCGGACCGCAAGATCCGTCGTGACACGGCCTCCTGGGGAAAAGATTCAGCCACTCGCCCCGCCTCCACCTGTACACCTGCCCTCAGTTGTGCATTCACGTCCCATGCTGCCCCCGGCCCCGCTAGGGTCTCGAATGCAGGTACGAAGATCATGCGCGACAGGCCGGGGGACGAGCACCATTGCCGATGGTGTGGTCCCCCTTTTCCTTGTTCATCCTCAAGGAGGGGCACCACCGACATGGGACGTCACAGCTTGCCGGACGACTACGCCACGGATGGAAGCGGGGACCGTCCACCGCGCCGCCGCCGTACCGTAGCCATCGCCACCATGCTCGTTCTCGCCGTGGCAGCGGGAACGGCGGTTGCGGCACAGGGCGGCCTGCTGTCGTTCTCGAAGTCCTGCGAGGACACCGCCGTGCACCTGTCCATGATGACCTCGCCGGACATCGCCCCCGCCGTGCGTGCCGTCGCCGACAAGGCGCGCAAGGACAATCTGAGATCCGACGGCCACTGCGTGGACGTGGACGTGGTGGCCCGCGACTCGTACAAGGTCGCGGACGCCCTCGCCCGGGGCACCAGTGCGCCGGACTACCAGATGTGGCTCCCCGACTCCGACCTCTGGCTGAACCGGGCGAAGGGCCTCGGAGACGCCATCCCGATCACCCCGGGCGACTCCGTCGCCTCGTCACCCGTCACGCTCGCCATGGTGCCCTCCGCGGCCAAGAGCCTCGGCTGGCCCGAGAAGAAGTACTCCTGGGCCGAACTGACGGCCGCGGCCATGGAGTCCGACAAGGTACGTCTGGGCTCGGCCGACCCCGCACGCAGCGCCACGGGCCTGCTGGCCCTCACGAGCATCGGGATCTCCTCCGACAAACTGGGCGGGGACAGCGACACGAGGGCCGCGGCCACCGCCAAGCTGCTCGCCCAGCGGATGTCGGACGGCGATACCCAGGTCGTGGAGACCCTGCCCCAGGACAGTTCCGGCGCGGAACAGGGAAATCCGGCCCGGAACCAGGCGGTGCTCCTCTCCGAGCAGGCCGCGTTCGCCCACAACGCCGAGTCGACGGGCGGCAGCAAGCTCGACCTCTTCTACCCGAAGGACGGCGCTCCGCTCCTCAACTACCCGTTCACCCTGGTCAACGAGGAGGAACAGACGACGGACGAGAGCCGGGCAGCCCTGCGCTTCATGACGCTGCTGTCCGAGGACGCCTCCCAGCGCACACTGCAGGAGCACGGCTTCCGGACCGTGGACGGCACGGCGGACGAGACCCTGGTCGCCTCGGCCGGCGGCAGGTCACCCCAGCCGTACGCCACAGCGCCGGGGGCCGCGCCCTCGGACGAGACGCTGCAGGAGACGCTCGGCATGTGGACGATCACCGTCCAGAGCGCACGGCTCACCACGGTCGTCGACGCCTCGGGGTCGATGGCCACGATCGTGCCGGGCCGCAACCAGTCGCGGATGGACGTCACCAAGGCGTCCCTGATCCAGGCTCTCAACCAGTTCACGCCGAACGACGAGATCGGTCTCTGGGAGTTCGCCACCACGCTCGACGGCGACAAGGACTACCGCCGTCTGGTGGAGACCAGCAGACTCGGCGACGCGGCCAAGGGCGGGGGCACGCACCGCGACAAGCTCGCCGCGGCGTTCTCCTCGCTGAAGCCCGTGCCCGACGGGGCCACGGGCCTCTACGACACCGCGCTGGCCGCTTACAAGGAGGCGCAGCGTACGTACGTGAAGGGCAAGTTCAACGCCGTCGTGATCCTCACCGACGGCTCGAACCAGGACGACCGCTCCATCTCGCGGTCCGCCCTGATCGCCGAACTCAAGAAGATCACCGACCCGGAGCGCCCGGTTCCGCTGCTCGCCATCGCGGTCGGCCCCGACGCGGACCGCGAAGAGGTCAATGAGATAGCGAAGGTGACCGGTGGCGGCGGCTATCAGGTCAGCGACCCGGCGGAGATCCAGGCGGTGATCCTGCAGGCCGTCATGACCGCGGGGCAGAGCGGTGGCGGCGCCGGGGAGTAGCGCTCGCACCGCACGCCGCCCAGGTCACGCGCCGGGGCGGCGGACGGGGCCGCGGGCCCGTGTTCCTCCACGGGCCCGGGCGGACCGGCGGCCGCGGCCGGCCCCGTCTCACCGGGCGGGAAGGTCCACCGGCCAGGTGTGGACGGGCTCGCCGGCCTGCATCAGTTCGGCGTACCTCCGGGTCATGGCGGCGAGCGCCTCGGCCCGCCCCAGCCCCACCTCCCTCGCCCGGTGATAGGTGTCGGCCTGCCAGGACGCACCGTTCGTCCGCCGCCTGCAGCGCTCCTCGATGATCCCCAGGTAGTGGTCCCGGTCCGCGGGCTCGATGTTCCAGGCATCGAGGCCAGCGGCGGCCAGGGGCAGCAGCTCGTCCCGCACGAGTTTGACGGCCGGCACCCGGGTCAGTCCGCCGGAGCGGCCGGGCCGGGGCCAGAGCAGCTCGGCATCGATGCCCTGGCGGCAGGCGGTCTCGAAGTTCTCGGCCGCGGCGGTGAAGGGCATCCTGGTCCACACCGGCCGGGATTCCTCCGCGAGTGCCCGTACGAGCCCGTAGTAGAGCGCCGTGTTGGCGATCACGTCGGCGACGGTCGGTCCCGCGGGAAGCACCCGGTTCTCCACCCTC harbors:
- a CDS encoding PhzF family phenazine biosynthesis protein, which produces MRIRIVDAFTDRPFSGNPAGVLLLGPEGFPDDSRLQQIASELNLSETAFAHPLPPGGDADWALRWFTPSTEVDMCGHATLATAHALHTTSTASGTVRFAARCGVLTSTVDPDGSIALDFPTAPLTPEAPPAGLAAALGAEPVSVHDTGPHIGDLLVELADETAVRGLSPDFAALAAHARRGVIATAAAASPDCGYDFVSRGFFPAVGIDEDPVTGSAHTALAPFWSARFGRDELTGLQASARSGLVRTSLRGDRTLLAGRAVTVVDGELLVTL
- a CDS encoding phosphotransferase is translated as MPNRVPFNEALLASVGTPQQADLLDSSPRSRVWRVRLTDGRPVIVKQITDAGDASADADTRFAREAAGLRLAGRTAGRPAVAPAVLATDPPSRVLVLEHLEDLGRTDDWMPGYAESLARLHAVTGPADAGALPASSGPTATDAESFLTLARALDVPVPSRVPDELAGLLERLDPTPHHALLHGDPCPGNDLRTADGVRFVDFERASLGNGLTELAYFRIGFPTCWCAMSVTAAPLAEVEGVYRTTWRGLTGKDVPGDLADACAGWLIQGDALVERAHRGTADQFARVAAEDFEWGYISARERLVHRLGVVAGMTRDHDHLHALGRLGSALAGRLLERWPTLRPLPAHDARPWY
- a CDS encoding CPBP family intramembrane glutamic endopeptidase, producing the protein MAESFPQEAVSRRILRSETVLVLALSLGASGVSALISFVGSLTKPGGLKDQAATLNSSYAPGRPWLDLAWQLFGITTALVPVALVAHLLIREGTGLRAIGFDRTRPWSDIGRGTLVAAGIGSAGLAFYLVARTAGFNLTVVPESLPDVWWKFPVLILSAIQNAVVEEVIVVGYLLRRLGQLGWTPMAALVASSVLRGSYHLYQGIGGFIGNMVMGVVFVLLYRRWQRVGPLVAAHALLDIGAFVGYALLAGKVGWLPTP
- a CDS encoding substrate-binding and VWA domain-containing protein; translated protein: MGRHSLPDDYATDGSGDRPPRRRRTVAIATMLVLAVAAGTAVAAQGGLLSFSKSCEDTAVHLSMMTSPDIAPAVRAVADKARKDNLRSDGHCVDVDVVARDSYKVADALARGTSAPDYQMWLPDSDLWLNRAKGLGDAIPITPGDSVASSPVTLAMVPSAAKSLGWPEKKYSWAELTAAAMESDKVRLGSADPARSATGLLALTSIGISSDKLGGDSDTRAAATAKLLAQRMSDGDTQVVETLPQDSSGAEQGNPARNQAVLLSEQAAFAHNAESTGGSKLDLFYPKDGAPLLNYPFTLVNEEEQTTDESRAALRFMTLLSEDASQRTLQEHGFRTVDGTADETLVASAGGRSPQPYATAPGAAPSDETLQETLGMWTITVQSARLTTVVDASGSMATIVPGRNQSRMDVTKASLIQALNQFTPNDEIGLWEFATTLDGDKDYRRLVETSRLGDAAKGGGTHRDKLAAAFSSLKPVPDGATGLYDTALAAYKEAQRTYVKGKFNAVVILTDGSNQDDRSISRSALIAELKKITDPERPVPLLAIAVGPDADREEVNEIAKVTGGGGYQVSDPAEIQAVILQAVMTAGQSGGGAGE
- a CDS encoding PadR family transcriptional regulator, with the protein product MRSHGHEHGHGRGHGQGRGPFGPGEYERGDFEGRRAAFGQFGPPFGGGPFGGGPFGGGRGRGGGRGRARRGDVRASILALLKDRPMHGYEMIQEIGERSGGAWRPSPGSVYPTLQLLEDEGLIVSASEGGKKLFTLTDAGRTEAESGADAPWEEAGRGVDWDSLNEVRQAGFGMMEAFGQVWKTGSADQREKALAVINDARKKLYLILADEH